A DNA window from Archocentrus centrarchus isolate MPI-CPG fArcCen1 chromosome 15, fArcCen1, whole genome shotgun sequence contains the following coding sequences:
- the LOC115793571 gene encoding early endosome antigen 1-like yields the protein MHKAIPQQRKNRKIEVHTQPIMNGQQEVRQLQIKKDFRKMYRQGHEYITDLLHKMEDVRPQVVKKLGASRGNKQLLAVFNDTLLETEKTLQEQDTKQSELQWKLHELEATLREMQHKLHDAENKNEGLQARLDEVLLKNEEILKVNEQQEAKHTKVRHKLHDTESKNEGLQARLDEALLKNEEILKVNEQQDAKNAGLEYKLHELEVTHRAMELKCHDTEKKNEDLEATLKEAVLKNDQILKEKEKEKGKHTELQCKFDRLEVTHRDVQYKFSELKGTYREVQLILHKSLKKSEDLQAMLDEALLKNKEMLKEKKEQEGKHTDLQCKFNELEGKHTELQCKFNELEETHREMQRKLHDTKKENDGLQANLDEALLKIEEMLKEKKEQESKHTDVECNLHKLEGSNREVQRKLHDTKKENEDLQANLDEALLKIEEMLKEKKEQEAKHLKVQCNLHELEVSHRELECQHHNTTKENEDLKAKLDEVLLKNKEMLKEKKEQEAKHTDVQCNLHKLEVTHNEVQRKLHDTKKKNEGLQANLDEALLKNEEMLKEKEEQEAKLLEVQCNLHELEATHRELECQHHNTMKENEGWKAKLDEALLKNEKILKAKKKQEDKHKEVPCQIHELEVKYKEVQSKFHDTKKRSEGFQAKLHEALLKNTKMLKENKQWEDKHMEVQSKFNKLQVTHTDLQRKFQDTKKENEGLKAKLDEALLKNEQIPKVKEQQEAKYTELERKLHKQEVTYSQVQTKLHNTQKENEGLNVKLDEAMLKIQQILKEKEQLKQRKSNLKKECAEKQCKIQEMVKENAELRNLYNKIQHKNTEMHKELQQQEETHKEVQRRNHELQDMCVKLQQINKDMHKEQNVEKEKYKNLNEKYAENQEELEELEKKCKNLEEEKVENISHLRTLALENKNLEERCQKKKKPFWFFWKKSTDSSAPCRQNRVFPL from the coding sequence ATGCATAAGGCGATACCTCAGCAGAGGAAAAATAGAAAGATAGAGGTTCACACTCAACCAATAATGAATGGACAACAAGAAGTTAGACAGTTGCAGATTAAAAAGGATTTTAGGAAGATGTATAGGCAAGGACATGAGTACATAACAGACTTGCTGCACAAGATGGAAGATGTGAGACCTCAGGTCGTCAAGAAGCTCGGTGCATCAAGAGGAAATAAACAGTTGCTAGCAGTGTTTAATGACACCCTGCTAGAAACTGAAAAAACGCTTCAAGAACAGGACACTAAACAATCAGAGTTGCAGTGGAAGCTCCATGAACTGGAAGCAACACTCAGAGAGATGCAGCACAAACTTCATGATGCCGAGAATAAAAATGAAGGCTTGCAAGCAAGGCTTGATGAAGTGCtgctaaaaaatgaagaaatacttAAAGTGAATGAACAACAGGAAGCTAAACACACAAAAGTGAGGCACAAACTTCACGACACCGAGAGTAAAAATGAAGGCTTGCAAGCAAGGCTTGATGAAGCGCtgctaaaaaatgaagaaatacttAAAGTGAATGAACAACAGGACGCTAAAAACGCAGGGTTGGAATACAAGCTCCATGAACTGGAAGTGACACACAGAGCGATGGAGCTCAAATGTCAcgacactgagaaaaaaaatgaagacttgGAAGCAACGCTCAAGGAAGCCGTGCTAAAAAATGACCAAATCcttaaagagaaggaaaaagagaaaggtAAACACACAGAGTTGCAATGCAAGTTCGATAGACTGGAAGTGACACACAGAGATGTCCAGTACAAGTTCAGTGAATTGAAAGGGACATACAGAGAGGTGCAGCTCATACTTCACAAAAGCCTTAAAAAATCTGAAGACTTGCAAGCAATGCTTGATGAAGCCctgctaaaaaataaagaaatgcttaaagaaaagaaagaacaggaaggtAAACACACGGACTTGCAATGCAAGTTCAATGAATTGGAAGGTAAACACACGGAGTTGCAATGCAAGTTCAATGAATTGGAAGAGACGCACAGAGAGATGCAGCGCAAACTTCACGACACCAAGAAGGAAAATGATGGCTTGCAAGCAAATCTTGATGAAGCGCTGCTAAAAATTGAAGAAAtgcttaaagaaaagaaagaacaggaaagtaAACACACAGACGTGGAGTGCAACCTCCACAAACTGGAAGGTTCAAACAGAGAGGTGCAGCGCAAACTTCACGACACCAAGAAGGAAAATGAAGACTTGCAAGCAAATCTTGATGAAGCACTGCTAAAAATTGAAGAAAtgcttaaagaaaagaaagaacaagaagCTAAACACTTGAAGGTGCAGTGCAACCTCCATGAACTGGAAGTGAGTCACAGAGAGCTGGAGTGCCAACATCACAACACAACgaaagaaaatgaagacttGAAAGCAAAGCTTGATGAAGTGctgctaaaaaataaagaaatgcttaaagaaaagaaagaacaagaagCTAAACACACGGACGTGCAGTGCAACCTCCACAAACTGGAAGTGACTCACAATGAGGTGCAGCGCAAACTTCACgacaccaagaaaaaaaatgaaggcttgCAAGCAAATCTTGATGAAGCCCtgctaaaaaatgaagaaatgcttaaagaaaaggaagaacaggaagctaAACTCTTGGAGGTGCAGTGCAACCTCCATGAACTGGAAGCGACACACAGAGAGCTGGAGTGCCAACATCACAAtacaatgaaagaaaatgaaggctgGAAAGCAAAGCTTGATGAAGCCctgctaaaaaatgaaaaaatccttaaagcaaagaaaaaacaggaagataaacacaaGGAGGTGCCGTGCCAGATCCATGAGCTGGAAGTGAAATACAAAGAGGTGCAGAGCAAATTTCACGACACCAAGAAAAGAAGTGAAGGCTTCCAAGCAAAGCTTCATGAAGCCCTGctaaaaaataccaaaatgcttaaagaaaataaacaatgggAAGATAAACACATGGAGGTACAGTCCAAGTTCAATAAACTGCaagtgacacacacagacttgcaGCGCAAATTTCAGGACaccaagaaagaaaatgaaggcttGAAAGCAAAGCTTGATGAAGCGCTgctaaaaaatgaacaaatacctAAAGTGAAGGAACAACAGGAAGCTAAATACACAGAGTTGGAACGCAAGCtccataaacaggaagtgacatacAGCCAGGTGCAGACCAAACTTCacaacacacagaaagaaaatgaaggcttGAATGTGAAGCTTGATGAAGCCATGCTAAAAATTCAACAAATACTTAAAGAGAAGGAACaactaaaacaaagaaagagcaATTTGAAGAAGGAATGTGCAGAGAAGCAATGCAAGATCCAAGAAATGGTGAAAGAAAATGCAGAACTGCGAAATCTCTATAACAAAATTcagcacaaaaacactgaaatgcacAAGGAGCTGCAACAACAGGAGGAAACACATAAAGAAGTGCAGAGGAGAAATCACGAGTTACAAGACATGTGTGTCAAACTgcagcaaataaataaagacatgcaCAAGGAACAGAATGTAGAGAAAGAGAAATATAAAAACCTGAATGAAAAGTATGCAGAAAACCAGGAAGAATTAGAAGAACTTGAAAAAAAGTGCAAGAACCTTGAGGAGGAGAAGGTAGAAAATATCAGTCATCTGAGAACACTTGCATTAGAGAACAAGAATCTGGAAGAACGctgccagaaaaagaaaaagcccttCTGGTTTTTCTGGAAGAAATCTACTGATTCTTCAGCACCGTGCAGACAAAATCGTGTTTTCCCGTTATAa